One region of Juglans regia cultivar Chandler chromosome 4, Walnut 2.0, whole genome shotgun sequence genomic DNA includes:
- the LOC108984961 gene encoding uncharacterized protein LOC108984961, whose amino-acid sequence MDLAPEELQFLKLPDILREAVAIPKHCPNTFYLITLTVIFPLSFASLAQPLFTDSLLAHLQTYPQADPSQTSHESTLLLLFQFFYLCFLTAFSLVPTAAVVYTVASLYSSKPVSFSSTMSAIPKVFKRLFVTFVCVALLLIAYNFVLFTFFVIIATADSTSGRFLLFLSSAAVLLLFLLVDVYMSALWHLASVVSVLEPVHGFAAVKKSRELLKGKTRYAFTLVFLILAICFVIGVVFGLVVVHGGNNYGVFVRIVVGGFLVFVVVIVNLVGLLVQSVFYYVCKSYHHQGIDKNALHDHLGEYL is encoded by the coding sequence ATGGATCTAGCCCCGGAAGAGCTCCAATTCCTAAAACTCCCAGATATCCTCAGAGAAGCAGTCGCCATCCCCAAACATTGCCCAAATACCTTCTACCTCATCACCCTGACCGTTATCTTCCCTCTCTCCTTTGCCAGCCTAGCTCAGCCTCTCTTCACCGACTCACTCTTAGCTCACCTCCAGACTTACCCACAAGCCGACCCGTCCCAGACCAGCCATGAATCGACCCTCCTCCTACTCTTCCAGTTCTTCTACCTCTGCTTCCTTACTGCCTTCTCCCTTGTCCCCACCGCCGCCGTTGTCTACACTGTCGCCTCCCTCTATTCCTCGAAGCCCGTCTCCTTCTCCTCCACAATGTCTGCCATTCCCAAGGTCTTCAAGCGCTTATTCGTAACATTTGTCTGTGTTGCTCTTTTGTTGATTGCCTACAATTTTGTGCTCTTTACTTTCTTTGTGATAATAGCCACTGCTGATAGTACCAGTGGCagatttttgctttttctttcttcgGCGGCCGTCCTCTTGCTCTTTCTTCTTGTTGATGTCTATATGAGCGCCTTGTGGCACCTGGCCAGCGTGGTTTCGGTGCTGGAACCGGTACACGGTTTCGCCGCAGTGAAGAAGAGCCGTGAATTGCTGAAGGGGAAGACTCGTTACGCCTTTACGCTCGTTTTCCTAATTTTGGCAATCTGCTTCGTTATTGGGGTCGTGTTTGGCTTGGTGGTGGTGCACGGAGGGAACAATTATGGGGTTTTTGTGAGGATTGTGGTGGGTGGTTTCTTGGTGTTTGTTGTGGTGATTGTGAATTTGGTGGGGTTGTTGGTACAGAGCGTGTTTTACTATGTTTGCAAGAGCTATCATCATCAGGGGATTGATAAGAACGCTTTGCATGATCATCTTGGGGAGTATCTCTGA